The following proteins come from a genomic window of Melioribacteraceae bacterium 4301-Me:
- a CDS encoding phage integrase N-terminal SAM-like domain-containing protein translates to MTFKETNNKPKLLDQVRIALRTNHYSRKTEEAYITWIKRYILFHNKRHPNEMGKEEIQ, encoded by the coding sequence ATGACCTTCAAAGAGACTAACAACAAACCTAAGCTACTTGATCAAGTAAGGATAGCACTCAGAACAAACCACTACAGTCGAAAAACTGAAGAAGCATACATCACTTGGATAAAGAGATATATACTTTTCCACAATAAACGCCACCCAAACGAAATGGGCAAAGAAGAGATTCAGT